One Saimiri boliviensis isolate mSaiBol1 chromosome 5, mSaiBol1.pri, whole genome shotgun sequence genomic window carries:
- the LOC101046877 gene encoding CD302 antigen isoform X3, protein MLRAALPALLVPLLGLAATAVADCPSSGWIQFQDSCYIFLQEAIKVESIEDVRNQCTDHGADMISIHNEEENAFILDTLKKQWKSSDDILLGMFYDTDDASFKWFDHSNMTFDKWTDQDNGEDLVDTCAFLNIKTGEWKKGNCEVSSVEGTLCKTAIPYKRKYLSDNHILISALVIASTVILTVLGAIIWFLYKRHSDSHFTTVFSTAPESPYNEDCVLVVAEENEYPVQFD, encoded by the exons ACTGTCCTTCATCTGGTTGGATTCAGTTCCAAGACAGTTGTTACATTTTTCTCCAAGAAGCCATCAAAGTAGAAAGCATAGAGGATGTCAGAAATCAGTGTACGGACCATG gagCAGATATGATAAGCATacataatgaagaagaaaatgcttttatattgGATACTTTGAAAAAGCAATGGAAAAGCTCAGATGATATCCTACTGGGCATGTTTTATGACACAGATG ATGCAAGTTTCAAGTGGTTTGATCATTCAAATATGACATTTGATAAGTGGACAGACCAAGATAATGGTGAAGATTTAGTTGATACCTGTGCTTTTCTGAACATCAAGACAGGTgaatggaaaaaaggaaattgtGAAGTTTCTTCTGTGGAAGGAACACTATGCAAAACAGCTA tcccatacaaaaggaaatatttatcaG ataaCCACATTTTAATATCAGCATTGGTGATTGCCAGCACAGTAATTTTGACAGTTTTGGGAGCAATCATTTGGTTCCTGTACAAAAGACATTCTGATTCTCACTTCACCACAGTTTTTTCAACTGCACCCGAATCACCTTATAACGAAGATTGTGTTTTGGTAGttgcagaagaaaatgaatatccTGTTCAATTTGACTAA